The following coding sequences are from one Eucalyptus grandis isolate ANBG69807.140 chromosome 11, ASM1654582v1, whole genome shotgun sequence window:
- the LOC104438103 gene encoding heat stress transcription factor A-2 — MTAFHGGSCGCSPGRANGSCPWFSETFFRDSSLELEKAKPFARSREEIASFAVLDGGNHGEIGSRLPLYSDLSRTDSQSQSKAREGELGCCGLLSHSGPLPQVAIGDGKIGAGPPLHSCLTRPELCSALAVQAVKIKEELEEEEVATTADPRDAAILSPSCSWLAAAYDVAKPMEDLGVVGPTPFLRKTYEMVSDPGTDPVVSWGLSQDSFVVWDQQQFSKEVLPGYFKHSNFSSFIRQLNTYGFRKINPDRWEFVNQGFQKGKKHLLKNIKRRHNLNKHRKKSSSTVTSDYQKAEKEAKLKTLKKEQEALKTKILKLREEQDNLQHEIEQVAEQVRHADCRNQLLFLFFIKAAKSPNFLLNLTPKKKQKRDLETCESSKKRELLGPDAEATKCLLEAMDHMIQSPKVDCLKISDDLAQMERRPNSVVPEQFGTFQMHNPWPSMDGEDFRVAQGQTPNQMTGASSSDLSSVFQGISEKLLKEDVVIGADADNIEVEDHLTLNDTGIYLELESLINGMGTQVN; from the exons ATGACGGCGTTTCACGGCGGCTCTTGCGGTTGTTCCCCCGGCCGTGCTAATGGATCTTGCCCATGGTTTTCCGAAACCTTCTTTCGAGATTCAAGTCTTGAGCTAGAAAAGGCAAAACCTTTCGCAAGATCACGGGAAGAAATCGCATCCTTCGCTGTTCTTGATGGTGGCAACCATGGCGAGATAGGGTCCCGGTTGCCCTTGTACTCGGACCTAAGCCGAACCGATTCTCAGTCACAATCAAAGGCCCGTGAAGGCGAGCTAGGATGCTGTGGGTTGCTTTCCCATTCGGGTCCATTGCCACAAGTAGCCATTGGCGATGGCAAAATTGGAGCTGGACCGCCCTTGCATTCATGCCTGACCCGGCCCGAACTCTGTTCGGCTCTGGCCGTGCAGGCGGTGAAGATCAAGGAGGAATtggaagaggaggaggtggCGACCACTGCCGATCCCAGGGATGCGGCCATTTTATCGCCGTCATGCTCATGGCTGGCAGCAGCATACGATGTGGCAAAGCCGATGGAGGATCTGGGGGTGGTGGGGCCAACGCCGTTCCTGAGGAAGACTTACGAGATGGTGTCGGACCCGGGTACAGATCCAGTGGTGTCGTGGGGCTTGAGCCAGGATAGCTTCGTGGTGTGGGATCAGCAGCAGTTCTCGAAGGAGGTCCTGCCTGGATACTTCAAGCACTCCAACTTCTCCAGCTTCATCAGGCAGCTGAACACTTAT GGTTTTAGGAAGATCAATCCAGATCGATGGGAGTTTGTAAACCAAGGTTTTCAGAAAGGGAAGAAGCATTTGCTGAAGAACATAAAGAGGAGACACAACTTAAACAAGCATAGAAAAAAATCTAGTAGTACTGTCACCTCTGATTACCAGAAAGCTGAAAAGGAAGCGAAACTCAAAACGCTTAAGAAGGAGCAGGAAGCGTTGAAGACCAAGATCCTTAAGCTAAGAGAAGAGCAGGACAACTTGCAGCATGAGATCGAGCAGGTTGCTGAGCAGGTTCGCCATGCCGACTGCAGGAACCAGCTCCTATTCCTCTTCTTCATAAAAGCAGCCAAAAGCCCCAACTTTCTCCTGAATTTAACcccgaagaagaagcagaagagagaTTTAGAGACCTGTGAATCGAGCAAGAAGAGAGAATTGCTTGGTCCCGATGCCGAAGCCACCAAATGCTTGCTAGAAGCAATGGATCACATGATTCAAAGCCCAAAAGTTGATTGCCTGAAAATCAGTGACGATTTGGCACAGATGGAGCGTCGGCCAAATAGTGTTGTGCCGGAGCAATTTGGCACCTTTCAGATGCACAATCCGTGGCCTTCGATGGATGGTGAAGATTTCAGGGTTGCGCAGGGCCAGACGCCCAATCAGATGACCGGAGCTAGCTCATCTGATTTGTCTTCGGTATTCCAGGGGATTTCCGAGAAGCTCCTCAAGGAAGACGTGGTTATTGGCGCAGATGCGGACAACATAGAAGTAGAAGACCACCTGACGTTGAATGACACGGGAATCTATCTTGAACTGGAGAGTCTGATTAATGGAATGGGTACACAAGTGAACTGA